One region of Kangiella marina genomic DNA includes:
- the rplL gene encoding 50S ribosomal protein L7/L12 — MALSKDDILNAIAEMSVMDVVELVEAMEEKFGVSAAAAVAVAGPAAGGEAAAAEQTEFDVVMKSFGGNKVAVIKAIRGITGLGLKEAKDMVEGAPVAVKEGVEKDEAEDVKKQLEEAGAEVEIK; from the coding sequence ATGGCTCTATCTAAAGATGATATCTTAAACGCTATTGCTGAAATGAGCGTAATGGACGTTGTTGAACTTGTTGAAGCAATGGAAGAAAAATTCGGCGTATCAGCAGCTGCAGCAGTTGCAGTAGCTGGTCCAGCAGCAGGCGGCGAAGCAGCTGCAGCTGAGCAGACTGAATTTGACGTAGTAATGAAAAGCTTCGGCGGTAACAAAGTAGCTGTAATTAAAGCTATCCGCGGCATCACTGGTCTTGGCTTGAAAGAAGCTAAAGACATGGTTGAAGGCGCTCCTGTTGCTGTTAAAGAAGGCGTTGAGAAAGACGAAGCTGAAGACGTTAAGAAGCAATTGGAAGAAGCTGGCGCAGAAGTTGAAATTAAGTAA
- the rpsL gene encoding 30S ribosomal protein S12 translates to MATINQLVRKPRVKQVKKTNVPALEACPQKRGVCTRVYTTTPKKPNSALRKVARVRLTNGYEVSSYIGGEGHNLQEHSVVLIRGGRVKDLPGVRYHCVRGTLDLAGVKDRKQGRSKYGAKRPKG, encoded by the coding sequence ATGGCTACTATTAATCAGCTTGTAAGAAAACCTCGCGTTAAGCAGGTTAAAAAGACAAACGTTCCTGCATTGGAAGCTTGTCCACAAAAACGTGGTGTTTGTACGCGTGTTTATACCACTACGCCTAAGAAACCGAACTCAGCTTTGCGTAAAGTTGCTCGTGTTCGTTTGACTAACGGTTATGAAGTATCTTCATACATTGGTGGTGAAGGTCACAACCTTCAAGAGCACAGTGTTGTATTAATCCGTGGCGGTCGTGTAAAAGATTTGCCAGGTGTACGTTACCACTGTGTACGCGGTACTTTAGACTTAGCTGGCGTTAAAGATCGTAAGCAAGGTCGTTCAAAATACGGCGCTAAACGTCCTAAGGGATAA
- the rpsG gene encoding 30S ribosomal protein S7, with the protein MPRRRIIAKREILPDPKFGSELLAKFINVLMLDGKKSVAEKIVYGALDIISEKKSGEEPLEMFEKGLEHIRPMVEVKSRRVGGSTYQVPVEVRPARQTALAMRWLTDAARKRSEKSMRERLAGEILDAIESRGSAVKKREDVHRMAEANKAFSHFRW; encoded by the coding sequence ATGCCAAGAAGACGTATAATCGCAAAACGCGAGATCCTTCCTGATCCTAAATTCGGAAGTGAATTGTTGGCGAAGTTCATCAACGTATTAATGCTTGACGGTAAAAAGTCTGTTGCAGAAAAAATCGTTTATGGCGCGCTAGACATCATTTCTGAGAAGAAGTCAGGTGAAGAACCATTAGAAATGTTTGAGAAAGGCCTAGAACACATCCGCCCAATGGTGGAAGTTAAGTCTCGCCGTGTTGGTGGTTCAACATACCAAGTGCCAGTAGAAGTTCGTCCTGCTCGTCAGACTGCACTAGCCATGCGCTGGTTGACTGACGCTGCTCGTAAGCGTAGTGAAAAATCTATGCGTGAGCGTCTAGCTGGTGAAATTCTTGATGCTATCGAAAGCCGTGGTTCAGCTGTTAAGAAACGTGAAGACGTTCACCGTATGGCTGAAGCTAACAAAGCTTTCTCGCATTTCCGTTGGTAA
- the rpoC gene encoding DNA-directed RNA polymerase subunit beta' has product MKDLLNLVKQQSQSEEFDAIRIGLASPDQIRSWSYGEVKKPETINYRTFKPERDGLFCAKIFGPVKDYECLCGKYKRLKHRGIICEKCGVEVTLTKVRRERMGHIDLACPVAHIWFLKSLPSRIGMLMDMTLRDIERVLYFEAFVVTDPGMTTLETGQLLSEEGYLDALEEFGDDFEAKMGAEAVSELLDHIDLKEEAHRIREEEIPSTNSETKLKKLSKRLKLLEAFLESGNDPQWMIMKVLPVLPPDLRPLVPLDGGRFATSDLNDLYRRVINRNNRLKRLLDLNAPDIIVRNEKRMLQESVDALLDNGRRGRAITGSNKRPLKSLADMIKGKQGRFRQNLLGKRVDYSGRSVIVVGPTLKLHQCGLPKKMALELFKPFIYSKLELRGLATTIKAAKKMVEREEPIVWDILEEVIREHPVLLNRAPTLHRLGIQAFEPVLIEGKAIQLHPLVCTAYNADFDGDQMAVHVPLTIEAQLESRALMMSTNNILSPANGEPIIVPTQDVVLGLYYLTRDRINAKGEGMVFVDADEVQRAYANGAVDLHAKVKVRLPMVHFDEEGNRTESLDLVETTVGRSLLWGIVPEGISFELVNQAMTKKAISRMVNTCYRERGLKATVIFADQLMYTGFSYATRSGTSVGIEDMAIPDVKAGIIESAEAEVAEIQDQFNSGLVTQGERYNKVVDIWSHTNEKVAKAMMDHIGSDDIENSEGEVVTQPSFNSIFMMADSGARGSAAQIRQLAGMRGLMAKPDGSIIEMPITANFREGLDVSQYFISTHGARKGLADTALKTANSGYLTRRLVDVAQDMVITTEDCGTENGLYMTPLIEGGDVVEPLRERVLGRVVAEHVYVPGSDDILAEAGTLLDEKWVDILEQNSVDEVKVRSVITCQTRNGVCAACYGRDLARGHIINHGESVGVIAAQSIGEPGTQLTMRTFHIGGAASRASADNNVQIKNDGTLRLKNAKTVDRKDGKQVIVSRSSELNVVDEFGRERERYKLPYGAVLAKKEGEEAKGGDIVANWDPHTHPIITELDGKIQFVDMVEGVNIERQTDELTGLSSIVITENKQRSGSKSSDVKPAIKLLDAKGKELCIPGTDMPAVYFLPANAIVSLEDGSDVSIGDAIARIPQESSKTKDITGGLPRVADLFEARKPKEPAILAEISGTVSFGKETKGKRRLVITPHDSDDTYEELIPKWRQLNIFEGEKVEKGEVVSDGADNPHDILRLKGITELARYIVNEVQEVYRLQGVGINDKHIEVVIRQMLRKCIVTNPGDSRFLKGDQMEVIRVLEANDKLLEEGKDPIEFERVLMGITKASLATESFISAASFQETTRVLTEAAVSGKMDDLNGLKENVIVGRLIPAGTGLTYHEERRRKRAAELQIEDVVGPSADDVEQALSEELSSMEDSEA; this is encoded by the coding sequence GTGAAAGACTTATTAAATTTAGTTAAGCAGCAGAGTCAGTCCGAAGAGTTTGATGCAATCCGTATTGGATTGGCGTCACCGGATCAAATCCGCTCATGGTCTTATGGCGAAGTTAAAAAGCCTGAGACCATTAACTATCGTACCTTTAAACCGGAACGTGACGGTTTATTCTGTGCCAAAATCTTTGGCCCAGTAAAAGACTACGAATGTTTATGTGGTAAGTATAAGCGTTTAAAGCACCGCGGTATTATCTGTGAGAAATGTGGTGTTGAAGTAACGCTAACCAAAGTGCGTCGTGAGCGTATGGGTCACATCGACCTAGCGTGTCCTGTTGCACACATTTGGTTCCTGAAATCACTGCCAAGCCGTATCGGTATGTTGATGGATATGACGCTGCGCGATATCGAGCGAGTGTTGTATTTTGAAGCGTTCGTCGTGACTGACCCAGGTATGACAACTCTTGAGACTGGCCAGCTATTAAGCGAAGAAGGCTATCTTGACGCGTTGGAAGAATTTGGTGATGACTTCGAAGCTAAAATGGGTGCGGAGGCAGTTAGCGAACTTCTTGATCATATTGATTTAAAAGAAGAAGCACACAGAATTCGTGAAGAAGAAATTCCATCAACGAACTCTGAGACTAAGCTTAAAAAATTAAGCAAGCGCCTAAAATTACTAGAAGCATTCCTTGAGTCGGGTAACGATCCTCAATGGATGATTATGAAGGTGTTGCCAGTTCTTCCGCCAGATTTGCGTCCGTTAGTACCGCTTGATGGTGGTCGTTTCGCAACCTCTGATTTGAACGATTTATACCGCCGTGTGATTAACCGTAACAACCGTTTGAAGCGTCTATTAGACCTTAACGCTCCTGATATCATCGTGCGCAACGAAAAGCGTATGTTGCAGGAGTCTGTTGATGCGTTATTGGATAACGGTCGTCGTGGTCGTGCCATTACAGGCTCTAACAAGCGTCCATTGAAATCTTTGGCAGACATGATCAAAGGTAAGCAAGGTCGTTTCCGTCAGAACCTTCTTGGTAAGCGTGTTGACTACTCTGGTCGTTCGGTGATCGTAGTTGGTCCAACACTGAAATTACACCAGTGTGGTCTTCCGAAGAAGATGGCGTTGGAGCTATTCAAGCCATTTATCTATAGCAAGCTTGAACTTCGTGGTCTAGCGACAACGATTAAAGCAGCTAAGAAAATGGTTGAGCGTGAAGAGCCTATCGTTTGGGACATCTTGGAAGAAGTGATTCGTGAGCATCCGGTACTTCTTAACCGTGCACCAACACTTCACCGTTTAGGTATTCAGGCGTTCGAGCCTGTATTGATTGAAGGTAAAGCGATTCAGCTTCACCCGTTAGTTTGTACGGCATACAACGCTGACTTCGATGGCGACCAAATGGCGGTCCACGTTCCATTGACTATCGAAGCTCAGTTAGAGTCTCGTGCGTTAATGATGTCGACTAATAACATCCTTTCACCAGCAAACGGTGAGCCAATTATCGTTCCTACGCAGGACGTGGTACTTGGCTTGTATTACTTGACGCGTGATCGTATTAACGCGAAAGGTGAAGGCATGGTGTTTGTTGATGCGGATGAAGTTCAGCGTGCTTACGCGAACGGTGCCGTTGATCTACACGCCAAAGTGAAAGTACGTCTACCAATGGTTCACTTCGATGAAGAAGGTAATCGTACAGAGTCATTAGATTTGGTTGAAACAACAGTGGGGCGCTCACTGCTTTGGGGCATTGTTCCTGAAGGTATTAGCTTCGAGCTAGTGAACCAAGCAATGACTAAGAAAGCTATCTCGCGCATGGTTAACACGTGTTACCGTGAGCGTGGCCTAAAAGCGACTGTTATTTTTGCTGACCAATTAATGTATACCGGCTTCTCGTATGCGACTCGCTCAGGTACTTCGGTAGGTATCGAAGACATGGCGATTCCAGACGTTAAAGCAGGCATCATTGAGTCAGCGGAAGCTGAAGTTGCAGAGATTCAAGACCAGTTTAACTCTGGTTTAGTAACTCAGGGTGAGCGTTATAACAAAGTTGTTGATATCTGGTCGCATACCAACGAAAAAGTTGCGAAAGCGATGATGGACCATATTGGTTCCGACGATATTGAGAACAGCGAGGGTGAAGTTGTTACGCAACCATCGTTTAACTCGATCTTTATGATGGCGGACTCGGGCGCTCGTGGTAGTGCTGCACAGATTCGTCAGCTAGCGGGTATGCGTGGTCTGATGGCGAAACCGGACGGCTCGATCATTGAGATGCCAATTACGGCAAACTTCCGTGAAGGCCTAGACGTATCTCAGTACTTTATTTCGACGCACGGTGCGCGTAAAGGTTTGGCCGATACCGCATTGAAAACAGCTAACTCGGGTTATCTAACTCGTCGTTTGGTTGACGTTGCACAAGATATGGTTATCACAACCGAAGACTGTGGTACTGAAAATGGTCTATACATGACACCGCTAATTGAAGGTGGTGACGTTGTAGAGCCTCTACGTGAGCGAGTGCTTGGTCGTGTTGTTGCTGAGCATGTTTATGTTCCTGGTAGTGACGACATTCTTGCTGAAGCAGGCACGTTACTTGATGAAAAATGGGTAGATATTCTTGAGCAGAATTCTGTCGATGAAGTAAAAGTTCGCTCGGTAATTACTTGTCAAACTCGTAACGGTGTTTGTGCTGCGTGTTATGGTCGTGACTTGGCTCGTGGTCATATCATTAACCATGGCGAGTCGGTGGGTGTTATCGCTGCTCAGTCGATTGGTGAGCCGGGTACACAGCTTACGATGCGTACCTTCCACATTGGTGGTGCGGCATCTCGTGCATCTGCAGACAACAACGTACAGATCAAAAACGACGGTACACTTCGTCTGAAAAATGCGAAAACGGTTGACCGTAAAGATGGCAAGCAAGTTATCGTATCGCGCTCATCAGAGTTGAATGTTGTTGATGAGTTTGGTCGTGAGCGTGAGCGTTATAAGCTTCCTTACGGTGCTGTATTAGCGAAGAAAGAAGGTGAAGAAGCGAAAGGTGGCGACATTGTTGCTAACTGGGATCCGCACACTCACCCAATTATTACTGAGCTAGACGGTAAGATTCAGTTTGTTGACATGGTTGAAGGTGTCAACATCGAGCGTCAAACGGACGAGCTAACAGGTTTGAGCTCAATCGTTATTACTGAGAACAAGCAACGTTCAGGTAGCAAATCTTCTGACGTTAAACCAGCGATTAAGTTGTTAGACGCAAAAGGTAAAGAGTTGTGTATCCCGGGTACGGATATGCCGGCGGTTTACTTCTTGCCAGCTAACGCCATCGTCAGTTTGGAAGATGGTTCGGATGTAAGTATTGGTGATGCGATTGCTCGTATTCCTCAAGAAAGTTCGAAGACAAAAGATATTACGGGTGGTCTTCCTCGCGTAGCTGACCTGTTTGAAGCTCGTAAACCGAAAGAGCCAGCAATCCTTGCTGAAATCTCAGGTACTGTGAGCTTTGGTAAAGAAACAAAAGGTAAGCGTCGACTCGTGATTACTCCTCATGACAGCGATGATACCTATGAAGAATTGATTCCTAAGTGGCGTCAGCTGAACATCTTTGAAGGTGAGAAAGTTGAGAAGGGTGAGGTTGTATCTGACGGTGCAGATAATCCACACGATATTCTACGCTTAAAAGGGATCACGGAACTTGCGCGTTACATCGTAAATGAAGTTCAAGAAGTTTATCGTCTACAAGGTGTGGGTATTAACGATAAGCATATTGAAGTTGTCATTCGCCAAATGTTGCGTAAGTGTATCGTTACAAATCCAGGTGACTCTCGCTTCCTAAAAGGTGATCAAATGGAAGTTATCAGAGTACTTGAAGCAAACGACAAGTTGTTAGAAGAAGGTAAAGATCCAATTGAATTTGAACGAGTTCTAATGGGTATTACCAAAGCTTCATTGGCAACAGAATCGTTTATCTCGGCGGCATCATTCCAGGAAACGACTCGTGTACTTACCGAAGCGGCTGTTAGCGGTAAGATGGATGACTTGAATGGTCTGAAAGAAAACGTCATCGTGGGACGTCTGATTCCAGCAGGTACGGGGCTGACTTACCATGAAGAACGTCGTCGCAAACGTGCTGCGGAACTACAAATTGAAGATGTTGTAGGTCCATCAGCAGATGACGTTGAGCAAGCTCTTTCTGAAGAACTTAGCTCAATGGAAGATAGCGAGGCTTAA
- the rpoB gene encoding DNA-directed RNA polymerase subunit beta, which produces MAYSYTEKKRIRKDFGRRSKILDVPYLLAIQLDSYREFLEPKGDNDSGLDSAFRSIFPIESYSGNAALEYVSYSMGEPVFNVKECQIRGITYSAPLRVKIRLVIYDKDSKTKKVKDIREQEVFMGELPLMTENGTFVINGTERVIVSQLHRSPGVFFDSDRGKTHSSGKLLYQARVIPYRGSWLDFEFDPKDMLYVRIDRRRKLPASIILRALEYSTQDMLDMFFERNNFYITKDGGIQLELVPSRLRGETATFDIKAKSKVVVEEGRRITPRHIQQLEKAGTKKLDVPTEYIYGRALATDIIDKDSGEVIAEANAEITEELLEALIEAKVTDLPTLYTNDLDHGPYMSDTLRIDPSKSALEAKVEIYRMMRPGEPPTQEAAEGLFENLFFNQERYDLSRVGRMKFNRRVGRDEIEGEGTLSNEDIIDVMKTLIDIRNGNGTVDDIDHLGNRRIRCVGEMAENQFRVGLVRVERAVKERLSQAESENLMPQDLINAKPVSAAVKEFFGSSQLSQFMDQNNPLSEITHKRRVSALGPGGLTRERAGFEVRDVHPTHYGRVCPIETPEGPNIGLINSLACYARTNDYGFLETPYRRVKDGKPTADVDYLSAIDEGKFIIAQANANLDKDGKFSDELVPSRNQGEFMLATPDQVEYMDVSPQQIVSVAASMIPFLEHDDANRALMGSNMQRQAVPTLRAEKPLVGTGMERAVAVDSGVVVAAKRGGVVDQVDASRVVIRVHEDEVGDNDSGVDIYNFTKYTRSNQNTCINQRPIVKQGDIIERGDVLADGPSTDLGELALGQNMRVAFMPWNGYNFEDSILISENVVQEDRFTSIHIQELTCISRDTKLGPEEITSDIPNVGESALSKLDESGIVYIGAEVKPGDILVGKVTPKGETQLTPEEKLLRAIFGEKASDVKDTSLRVGTSTHGTVIDVQVFTRDGVEKDARAKEIENSEVARAKKDINDEFRILAESIYQRARNLITGCVAEKGPNKLKKGSKVTVDYLDELEPKQYLDIQLRVEEKQQALENLANYLAEQRKEYDKKFDIQKIKITQGDDLQPGVQKIVKVYLAVKRRIQPGDKMAGRHGNKGVISNIVPVEDMPYDDKGVPVDIVLNPLGVPSRMNIGQVLETHLGWAAKGVGEKIGELLDTGKAPKTVKTFLNKVYNHRDDKAVDLSELSDDEVMNMAGNLRNGVPMATPVFDGAAETDIHAMFDLAELPKTGQTWLYDGRTGDKFERPVTVGYMYMLKLNHLVDDKMHARSTGSYSLVTQQPLGGKAQFGGQRFGEMEVWALEAYGAAYTLQEMLTVKSDDVNGRTRMYKNIVDGNHQMEPGMPESFNVLTKEIRSLAINIELEHDE; this is translated from the coding sequence ATGGCATATTCTTACACTGAGAAAAAACGAATCCGCAAGGATTTTGGTCGACGTTCAAAGATTCTCGATGTGCCTTATCTGTTGGCAATTCAATTGGATTCATACCGTGAATTCCTTGAGCCAAAAGGCGATAATGATTCAGGTTTGGACTCTGCGTTCAGATCGATTTTCCCTATCGAAAGCTATTCAGGTAATGCAGCTCTTGAGTACGTTAGTTACTCCATGGGCGAGCCAGTTTTTAACGTTAAGGAATGTCAGATTCGTGGCATTACTTACTCTGCGCCGTTGCGCGTAAAAATCCGTCTAGTTATCTACGATAAAGATTCTAAGACGAAAAAGGTTAAAGATATCCGTGAGCAAGAAGTGTTCATGGGTGAATTACCGTTAATGACTGAGAATGGTACTTTTGTCATTAATGGCACAGAACGAGTGATCGTTTCTCAGTTACACCGTAGTCCAGGTGTATTCTTCGACTCAGACCGTGGTAAAACACACAGCTCTGGTAAGCTCCTTTATCAAGCTCGTGTCATTCCTTATCGTGGTTCTTGGTTGGACTTCGAGTTCGACCCGAAAGATATGCTCTACGTGCGAATCGACCGTCGCCGTAAATTACCAGCATCTATTATCCTGCGTGCGCTAGAGTACTCGACGCAAGATATGCTGGATATGTTCTTCGAGCGCAACAACTTCTACATCACTAAAGATGGTGGCATCCAGCTTGAGCTAGTGCCGTCTCGTTTACGTGGTGAAACAGCAACGTTTGATATAAAAGCGAAGAGTAAGGTTGTGGTTGAAGAAGGGCGTCGTATTACACCACGTCATATTCAGCAGCTTGAAAAAGCAGGTACTAAGAAGCTAGACGTTCCGACCGAATATATCTACGGGCGTGCACTGGCGACCGATATTATCGATAAAGATTCTGGTGAAGTGATTGCTGAAGCTAACGCAGAAATCACTGAAGAGTTGCTAGAAGCTTTGATCGAAGCAAAAGTGACAGACCTTCCAACGTTATACACCAATGACTTGGATCATGGTCCTTACATGTCAGATACACTGCGTATCGACCCAAGTAAGTCGGCACTTGAAGCTAAAGTTGAAATCTACCGCATGATGCGTCCTGGTGAACCACCAACGCAAGAAGCGGCAGAAGGTTTGTTTGAAAATTTATTCTTTAACCAAGAACGTTACGATCTATCACGCGTTGGACGTATGAAGTTCAATCGTCGTGTCGGTCGCGATGAAATCGAAGGTGAAGGTACATTATCAAATGAAGACATCATTGATGTCATGAAAACATTAATCGATATCCGTAACGGTAATGGTACGGTTGACGATATCGATCACTTGGGTAACCGTCGTATCCGTTGTGTCGGTGAGATGGCGGAAAACCAATTCCGTGTTGGTCTTGTGCGAGTTGAGCGTGCGGTAAAAGAGCGTTTATCTCAAGCAGAAAGTGAAAACTTGATGCCACAAGATTTGATCAATGCTAAACCTGTGTCAGCGGCTGTTAAAGAGTTCTTTGGCTCCAGCCAGTTGTCGCAGTTTATGGATCAAAACAACCCATTGTCAGAAATCACGCATAAGCGTCGTGTGTCTGCGTTAGGTCCTGGTGGTTTGACACGTGAGCGTGCGGGCTTTGAGGTTCGTGACGTACACCCAACTCACTATGGTCGTGTGTGTCCGATTGAAACTCCAGAGGGTCCAAACATTGGTTTGATCAACTCTTTGGCATGTTATGCACGAACCAATGATTACGGTTTCCTTGAAACGCCGTATCGCCGTGTTAAAGATGGTAAGCCAACAGCAGACGTCGATTACTTGTCGGCGATTGATGAAGGCAAATTCATCATCGCACAGGCAAACGCCAACTTGGATAAAGACGGCAAGTTCAGCGATGAACTAGTACCTTCTCGTAACCAAGGCGAGTTCATGTTAGCGACGCCTGATCAAGTTGAGTATATGGACGTTTCGCCACAACAGATCGTATCGGTTGCGGCAAGTATGATTCCATTCCTTGAGCACGATGATGCGAACCGTGCATTGATGGGCTCGAACATGCAACGTCAGGCTGTTCCAACACTACGCGCTGAAAAGCCGTTAGTTGGTACCGGTATGGAGCGTGCAGTAGCGGTTGACTCTGGTGTCGTTGTTGCCGCTAAGCGTGGCGGTGTGGTTGATCAAGTTGATGCTAGCCGTGTGGTTATCCGCGTTCATGAAGATGAAGTGGGTGATAACGACTCTGGTGTTGATATTTACAACTTCACAAAGTACACACGTTCGAACCAGAACACCTGTATTAACCAACGTCCAATCGTGAAGCAAGGCGATATTATTGAGCGTGGCGATGTCTTGGCTGACGGCCCTTCAACTGACTTAGGTGAGTTGGCGCTTGGTCAAAACATGCGCGTCGCATTCATGCCTTGGAACGGTTACAACTTTGAGGATTCGATCCTTATTTCTGAGAATGTGGTGCAAGAAGATCGCTTCACGAGTATCCACATTCAAGAGCTAACCTGTATCTCTCGTGATACTAAGCTTGGTCCTGAAGAAATTACTTCGGATATCCCGAACGTTGGTGAAAGCGCGCTTAGCAAGCTTGACGAGTCAGGTATCGTTTACATCGGTGCTGAAGTTAAGCCGGGTGATATTCTCGTCGGTAAAGTGACGCCTAAAGGTGAAACTCAATTAACGCCGGAAGAGAAACTTCTGAGAGCAATCTTCGGTGAGAAAGCGTCTGACGTAAAAGATACGTCGCTTCGCGTTGGCACTTCGACTCACGGTACGGTAATTGACGTTCAAGTCTTTACTCGTGACGGTGTTGAGAAAGATGCTCGTGCGAAAGAGATCGAAAACAGTGAAGTTGCTCGCGCTAAGAAAGACATCAACGATGAGTTCCGTATTTTGGCGGAAAGCATCTACCAGCGCGCACGTAACTTAATCACGGGTTGTGTTGCAGAAAAAGGTCCTAATAAGCTTAAGAAAGGCAGTAAAGTGACTGTTGATTATTTAGACGAGTTAGAACCTAAGCAATACTTAGATATACAGCTGCGCGTCGAAGAAAAGCAGCAAGCGTTGGAAAACCTTGCTAACTATCTTGCCGAGCAACGCAAAGAATACGATAAGAAGTTTGATATCCAGAAAATCAAAATCACTCAAGGTGATGATTTACAACCTGGTGTTCAAAAAATCGTTAAAGTTTACTTAGCAGTTAAACGCCGTATTCAACCAGGCGACAAAATGGCGGGACGTCACGGTAACAAAGGTGTTATTTCTAACATCGTTCCTGTGGAAGACATGCCATACGATGACAAAGGTGTACCTGTTGATATCGTACTTAACCCGCTGGGCGTACCATCGCGTATGAACATTGGTCAGGTACTTGAAACACACCTTGGTTGGGCTGCGAAAGGTGTTGGTGAGAAAATCGGTGAGCTCTTAGACACTGGTAAAGCACCGAAAACCGTTAAGACATTCTTAAATAAAGTCTATAACCACCGTGACGATAAAGCGGTCGACCTATCAGAGCTTTCAGATGATGAAGTGATGAATATGGCAGGCAACTTGCGTAACGGTGTACCGATGGCTACGCCAGTATTTGATGGTGCTGCTGAGACAGATATCCACGCGATGTTTGATTTAGCTGAACTACCAAAGACAGGCCAAACTTGGTTATACGATGGTCGTACTGGTGACAAGTTCGAGCGTCCTGTAACCGTCGGTTATATGTACATGCTGAAATTGAACCACTTGGTTGACGACAAGATGCACGCCCGTTCGACAGGTTCGTACAGCCTTGTTACTCAACAGCCTCTGGGTGGTAAAGCTCAGTTTGGTGGTCAGCGTTTCGGTGAGATGGAAGTTTGGGCACTTGAAGCTTACGGTGCAGCATACACGCTACAAGAAATGCTTACGGTTAAGTCGGATGACGTTAACGGTCGTACACGTATGTACAAAAATATCGTTGATGGTAATCATCAGATGGAGCCAGGCATGCCAGAGTCGTTCAATGTATTGACCAAAGAGATTCGCTCTCTTGCAATCAACATTGAACTCGAGCATGACGAGTAG
- the rplJ gene encoding 50S ribosomal protein L10 — protein sequence MALGLEGKKAIVTEVNEVAKTALSAVIAEYRGLTVEQMTALRVKARESNVYVRVVRNTLARRAVEDTEFACMQDALTGPLVYAFSIDAPGAAARLFKDFAKENDLLEVTGLSIAGEMHGPERLDAIAALPTRDEALASLMSVMIAPITKLARTFNEVPSKVTRAVAAVRDQKQEAA from the coding sequence GTGGCACTTGGACTAGAAGGCAAAAAGGCTATTGTTACTGAGGTAAACGAAGTAGCAAAAACTGCCCTTTCAGCCGTTATTGCTGAGTACCGCGGTTTAACAGTTGAGCAAATGACTGCGCTTCGCGTGAAAGCACGTGAAAGCAACGTTTATGTACGTGTTGTTCGTAACACGTTAGCTCGTCGCGCTGTTGAAGATACAGAGTTCGCTTGTATGCAAGATGCACTAACTGGTCCTCTAGTTTATGCATTCTCTATCGACGCACCGGGTGCGGCTGCACGTCTTTTCAAAGACTTTGCAAAAGAGAATGACTTACTGGAAGTAACTGGTTTGTCAATTGCTGGTGAAATGCACGGTCCTGAGCGTTTAGACGCTATCGCTGCACTACCAACAAGAGACGAAGCGCTTGCGTCGCTAATGAGCGTGATGATTGCACCTATCACGAAACTTGCTCGTACTTTCAACGAAGTACCAAGCAAAGTTACACGTGCAGTGGCAGCTGTTCGCGATCAGAAGCAAGAAGCAGCTTAA